Genomic segment of Drosophila takahashii strain IR98-3 E-12201 chromosome X, DtakHiC1v2, whole genome shotgun sequence:
ctatttttttttttttaactaaagaTCTAAAAATCTATATAGAgtaacgaggaggaggagagcgAAGCAGGGCGGGAGATtcaaccacataaagtataaataGTAGAGTCCAAGTAGCTAGCTTAGTGTACATCCGTTTTTCGGGGCAGAGGAGTAGAGCAATTTGTCAATGAGAAAGGGGGTGGTGGGGTGAGCGGAAtaggaaacggaaacggaaactgGACTGCCAGATCGGAATCACACATCAACCATTAAGAGAACTTCGCTCGCAACTATTGCAGAATTATACTGTTAGATACTGTTAATTATCGAACCCAAAAGCCCCAAAACCCCAACCCcccccccacacacacacacactatacCTAAGTTAAGAACGCATAATCACATACTACACATAAATTACGCATAGTACATACAAGAAACAGAgataagaaaatgaaaaaaacaaagataAGAAATGAAAGAAacgaaaggattttttttttttgtgtaagcCCGATTGCGCAATTGTATATCGTAATCGTGTTGTCGTCGCAACCCCAAACGCCTATCGCCCATGGCGGTATTGATGCCCGGATTGTTATCGATATCGTCGTACTacgttttattttgtaaatgtattaattttgttgatttttttgctgtctgtatacattttttttaacaacatttttgaataaatgtaATTCTTGAATAtgctttatgtttttcatttatttttatccccCCCTCCGCCATCTTGTGCTCCAAAACTTTTCAGTTTCAATTGGTTTGTATAAAGAACAGAGAGGAGTCCTTTCATTTGTTGAGGTTACGTTAAGggagttttccattttttgttttcagacTAAAAACTTTAAGTTGTTAAACACTATCCGTAGTTAAGcaggatatatattttttgttggaaaaaacCTAATATAGAATCGAATATAAACTCGCCCTCAAGCTAAATTTCTACACGAATTTTACGCGCTTCTGTTTTTCTACTTGGAAATTCCTCAGTGGCGCCACCTGCATTTAGAGGCCCGAAAATGTATGCACCGGAAATGGcaaattggtttttaaatcGGCTTGAAAGGAAATCGAAGAGGACCTCTTGTGAGTAGCGAAACCCGATCACAAGGTCCTCGAATCCCCAGTCCTGTAACTCAAACCCTCCCGATTCGCGCTCTTTCGAACAAGGGGCGAAAACGGAAATAGAGAAAGTAAgctaaataacaaaaaaaaagaagaacacGAAAACAATGTTTTTCGATCAAAATCGAAGAACAGAAGATGAGAAATAAGCAAGAGTCTGACATCAAATTGCCTTCAAAGtgttattttcgattttttttccgtAGAGAGTTTTTTTACGAGAAAACGATGCAAAAACCAATACGAAATACCAAATAgcaagcaaatatttaaagtacatatatatatgtggatTTATATAAGCGATGACATATAATAATcatatgaatatgaatatgaatgtggagaaaaaaaaaagagaaacacAACAGACGGCAACAGACGGACGGCTAAAAggattaacattttttgtagAGTAAAAGCGGAAGAAACAGCATCTGGAGGGAAAgagtcaaaataaaatatttttgcacagCGTGTTATCGAATAAGTGTTAGACTTTAAACGTAACTGTAATCgagattcaaatcaatcaaagcaACCCTTCCTTAACCTCCTTCCTATCCTTCCTATCCATCCTTATAGATATCCGGTAGCCCCCAAAACCCAAACCCGCCCATTTGATTATTAAGGCTAGGGTCAGATGGAGGATGGCTCCCGCTCCAGCAGGAAAAGCAGAAGAAGTGTCTTTGTAAATACATGAGAATAGAGAGTGGGACTAACCCGACCCAACCATCTGGCGGCGTCTCGAGATATAACATTAGTTAGCTAATTTTAACGACTTACACACTCCCGGATTAATCACCTAACCAGCTACGCCTTGCCGTAGATAAAACTGTTGTAGCCCCAAAACCCAAGCAAAGCAAGTACTTAAATGCTCAACTCCAACACTTCAACCACTGGAACCACTTGACCCACTCACCCACAACCACAACCAACTCACTCCGCTTGCCTAGATCCATTTGCATCCCGGGCAGACCCATGTCCACTGTCCACTGTCCACCATGTCCCCATAGTGTATAGCGTGGATGCAAATGCAATATGAACTTCTTATGGTGCTTAATCTGGATCTTGATCTTGAGGACAACCCAAGCCTACAACTCAAATTATGGGACTGATGCAATGaaacaaaaagtaaacaaaaattatgaataacaAACGGGAAGGGAGGAAATCTAATTAAacccatatatgtatactaGGTGTATATGTGTATCGAGATTTAACGATTCAATAATTAAAACGAAGTAGATCCTTCCATAtgataaaaagcaaaaagcaaaaaaataagacGAAGAGTAAAGATCTCGCTTCTGAGGTTATTGTTATACTCTTTGAATTTGTGTATACCCCAAATTAGAAAATTGTGAAACCAAATCCAAAGAAAACCGAGGAAACATAACGAATCGCCGTggaaaattatagaaataatgtttttttttgtgcatttctAATTCTACATAGCGGTCGCCAGCGACTTTTACCTTTTATATAATTGTATACAATAtggtttttgtttcgttttggaTTTGATATGAATGTTACACGATGGATTgatattgattgattgattagTGAACGTTTGATGTAGTGGTAACCAAAAAGTATAATTTAACTGGTACATTGATGTAATGCATAAGAGATGGAAAAACAAACGGCAGCAGAACCGaaaaatgataatttaatgaaaatgaaatgttagcaaatatataaaacagaTAACTAAGACGAACTAAGCCCGTAATTGAGAATTTTTAAAGCACGATTCGAGATcacatataaatttaataaattacacatGTATTAATAATGAAATGATGTATTTacgaataaaattaatattatcacaTGAATCATATACATCTATATATAAATAGTCGGCCAGTCTATTTGAAAAGCTCGGACGGAAACTGTGACTCCATCACGATTTTGAAGGGCTTCTTGGCCACCATCTCGTCCTTGTCGCCAATGAAATCGCTGTAAGAACCAAGAGTAAGAAGGGGTCCGCTTTTTCCGAGCCAAGTACTTACTCCTCGTTGGCCAGGGTCACGTTGATGCGATCGGTGGAGACGCGGGTGGGTCGTATGGCCCCGAAGAAGTCGGTGATGGGCACCTTGTGCGGATCTCGGCGGTACAGATCCTTGCGCACTCCCACCGTCGAAATGCACACCCGCTTGGGGCAAACTTGCAGCTGTGTGGGCGGTGTTTagaattattaatttgtttgcaaattttaaaaggGAACACTTACGAATTCCCCTATGGTCCGTTTGCTGAACGGCTGCACCTTCTCCAGGAACTCCAAGGCGTAGTATGTGTAGCGATCGATCATGTAGACGCCAATCGAGGGATCCACATGGTGCTGTGGATAGGATATGAATGatgaaatttcaattttactaCATTTTTTCCAGGATTCGATTGAGAACTTAACTACTTTAGACCAAAATTAgggttttttttggtttttcagtcgtaatttgaaCAAATCAAGTCCGACAGCTAAGCGACCggctgttttgagcagctaacaacctaaactaacgatccccatcacttttgggaaaattacatttttcaccaattttcgcatgtttgataaggggtaccatcataatttttttgcaaaaataatggcaaaaaaaaaaaaaatttccagaCTTGAACGCAAATATATtcagaattaagctacgagttcaacaaggtatgacattccatatttagGCAATTATTTCCCTTGTTTCGGGAAAAgaaactgatattttagggaCTTGAAATTTTAGACCaaaataaaggttttttttttggtttttcagtCTTAATTTGAACAAATCAAGTCCGACAGCTAAGCGAcctactgttttgaacagctaacaacctaaacaTTTTGTGAAAAGTTAAGATTCTTCAAGTTTTTTTGATGTACCAAGCAAGGACTATTTACAGACTTTAGAATGGCTTACCGATAGGGAATCCTCGCCCACCAGGCTACTGGCCACCGCCAGGACATTCGGCGAGGTGAATTTCTCGTACAGCGAGGCCGCTTGGCAAGTGTCcaccatgaagaagagctcATTGTAGCTGGAAGAGCAGGTTAGATCCATTATGACTAAAACAGAGATTATGAGGATCAACTGACGCACCGCTTCTTCTCCCACATCTGCTGGATGCCGTCGGCCAGCTCCTGGCTGGTGATCTCCTCCGAGTCCTGGAACTTCAAGAACCCATCGCCGCCGTGTCCGGTGAGGTAGATGAGCACATTGCTGCCCGCGTCCGACAGCAGCTTCTTGGACCGCGCCGTGCCGTTCTGGGTGCGGCCGGTCAGCAGGCGCACGAAGTTCTCCACGGTCACCTCGTAGCCCCGGTAGTCCACCTCCACGTCGTCGCCATAGACATTGATGTGCTGGTTGGCATTGTTGTAGACCTGGCCGGGACGCGGGTTTCGCGCATTGCAGGCCATGTCGTCGGCTATCATCAGGATGATCTGCGAGTCGGGGATGCCCAGGCGCTTCACCGAGCGGTAGATGGACAGCACATTGGCCACATGCCGGTAGTTGAACCAGAATCGCGAGGCGTCCACCAGCACCGCCCAGTTGTTCGTGTGCGTCGACCGCTGGGCGGCGTCCACGAAGCCCTCCGGCAGCACCGAGGTGTCCTCCGCCTGCGCACGACAGCTGGCGAGGATTAGGGCCACGGTGACAGCGAATTTAACCAACATCTTGCGGCCGAATATTAATCAccaatatcgaaaatataacGCCTCCTGATATCGACTGCTCCGCCCGATAGCACAAAAACAGCTGTGCAGTGTGACCGCGCTCAAAAATATACTACACATACCACTTTCAAATATACCATGTAAATGGAagcctttgtttttataattataatttattaatagtgCAAAAAACAaggaattaaatattcaatattaaatagtgatattttagttatttacaGTCAACAAATAAGCCAACTTACTGAAGCCTTTTGCCCTTTCCTAATACATAAGCTGGTTAATTCTTAAAGAtcaattaatttcttttatttatttattgtaaagcaaaaaagaagtaagaaataaataaaattaatgtattttgtaatgtttataattacataaattaaattgttttgcacAAAAGTTCTTTTAAGCATACATAAatagaattttgaatttcagAAGACTAGCACTATGCTTATGAAATGGAGTGTactaaataattaaagaaatataccAAATATACCGAAAGTATACCAAACGGTCATACACAATGCGAAGCATGCCCAGACGGGGTGGATAGAATGAGggggagagggagagagaggggGGCATGCCAATGCCAATGGGCCAATTTTCCACCTCGATTTTCTCCCCCTAAACCCCACGAAACGCCATATTTCAAACATAAAACAGTTAGTACC
This window contains:
- the PIG-K gene encoding putative GPI-anchor transamidase: MLVKFAVTVALILASCRAQAEDTSVLPEGFVDAAQRSTHTNNWAVLVDASRFWFNYRHVANVLSIYRSVKRLGIPDSQIILMIADDMACNARNPRPGQVYNNANQHINVYGDDVEVDYRGYEVTVENFVRLLTGRTQNGTARSKKLLSDAGSNVLIYLTGHGGDGFLKFQDSEEITSQELADGIQQMWEKKRYNELFFMVDTCQAASLYEKFTSPNVLAVASSLVGEDSLSHHVDPSIGVYMIDRYTYYALEFLEKVQPFSKRTIGEFLQVCPKRVCISTVGVRKDLYRRDPHKVPITDFFGAIRPTRVSTDRINVTLANEDDFIGDKDEMVAKKPFKIVMESQFPSELFK